A portion of the Saimiri boliviensis isolate mSaiBol1 chromosome 1, mSaiBol1.pri, whole genome shotgun sequence genome contains these proteins:
- the SPATA24 gene encoding spermatogenesis-associated protein 24 isoform X1, protein MAAPLGWSKAGSGSVCLAFDQLRDVIESQEELIHQLRNVMVLQDENFVSKEEFQAVEKKLVEEKAAHAKTKVLLAKEEEKLQFALGEVEVLSKQLEKEKLAFEKALSSVKSKVLQESSKKDQLITKCNEIESHIIKQEDILNGKENEIKELQQVISQQKQIFSPPPAGYIAGITCLTSGSRRSRRATWPRCWTRSIRKPQERVRPAATSIPGKNKMATAFLFSGCNPQPLPALLWESPASSPCYFSPS, encoded by the exons ATGGCGGCGCCCCTCGGGTGGTCGAAGGCGGGGTCAGGATCTGTGTGTCTCGCCTTCGATCAACTGCGGGACGTGATTGAGTCTCAGGAGGAGTTGATCCATCAGCTGAGGAACGTG ATGGTTCTCCAGGATGAAAATTTTGTCAGTAAAGAAGAGTTCCAGGCAGTAGAGAAGAAGCTGGTG GAAGAGAAAGCTGCCCATGCCAAGACCAAGGTCCTCCTGGCCAAGGAAGAGGAGAAATTACAGTTTGCCCTCGGAGAGGTAGAGGTGCTGTCCAAGCAGCTGGAGAAAGAGAAGCTGGCCTTTGAAAAAGC GCTCTCCAGTGTCAAGAGCAAAGTCCTACAGGAGTCCAGCAAGAAGGACCAGCTCATCACCAAGTGCAATG AGATTGAGTCTCACATTATAAAGCAAGAAGATATACTTAATGGCAAAGAGAATGAGATTAAAGAGTTGCAGCAAGTTATCAGCCAGCAGAAGCAGATCTTCAG CCCACCACCAGCCGGCTACATTGCAGGAATCACATGTCTGACTTCCGGATCCAGAAGGAGCAGGAGAGCTACATGGCCCAGGTGCTGGACCAGAAGCATAAGAAAGCCTCAGGAACGCGTCAGGCCTGCAGCCACCAGTATcccagggaaaaataaaatggccaCTGCCTTCCTGTTCTCTGGCTGTAatccccagcctctgcctgctcTGCTCTGGGAGTCCCCAGCCTCTAGCCCCTGCTACTTCTCTCCCTCTTAG
- the SPATA24 gene encoding spermatogenesis-associated protein 24 isoform X2 — translation MAAPLGWSKAGSGSVCLAFDQLRDVIESQEELIHQLRNVMVLQDENFVSKEEFQAVEKKLVEEKAAHAKTKVLLAKEEEKLQFALGEVEVLSKQLEKEKLAFEKALSSVKSKVLQESSKKDQLITKCNEIESHIIKQEDILNGKENEIKELQQVISQQKQIFRNHMSDFRIQKEQESYMAQVLDQKHKKASGTRQACSHQYPREK, via the exons ATGGCGGCGCCCCTCGGGTGGTCGAAGGCGGGGTCAGGATCTGTGTGTCTCGCCTTCGATCAACTGCGGGACGTGATTGAGTCTCAGGAGGAGTTGATCCATCAGCTGAGGAACGTG ATGGTTCTCCAGGATGAAAATTTTGTCAGTAAAGAAGAGTTCCAGGCAGTAGAGAAGAAGCTGGTG GAAGAGAAAGCTGCCCATGCCAAGACCAAGGTCCTCCTGGCCAAGGAAGAGGAGAAATTACAGTTTGCCCTCGGAGAGGTAGAGGTGCTGTCCAAGCAGCTGGAGAAAGAGAAGCTGGCCTTTGAAAAAGC GCTCTCCAGTGTCAAGAGCAAAGTCCTACAGGAGTCCAGCAAGAAGGACCAGCTCATCACCAAGTGCAATG AGATTGAGTCTCACATTATAAAGCAAGAAGATATACTTAATGGCAAAGAGAATGAGATTAAAGAGTTGCAGCAAGTTATCAGCCAGCAGAAGCAGATCTTCAG GAATCACATGTCTGACTTCCGGATCCAGAAGGAGCAGGAGAGCTACATGGCCCAGGTGCTGGACCAGAAGCATAAGAAAGCCTCAGGAACGCGTCAGGCCTGCAGCCACCAGTATcccagggaaaaataa